A genomic stretch from Ferrimicrobium sp. includes:
- a CDS encoding FHA domain-containing protein yields the protein MPLLLLSALKYALIALIWLFFLFAMRAVWRETRRQARTTVATNLVAVPVNEPAPRVSAVGTHPDKSAGKVLALEGPYTGKTFNFETPALIGRDAGCSIVLAEDTFVSQRHAEIYCERRHVIVMDLGSRNGTFVNGDPVQAPMRVTKGDVIQLGKTALKVVAK from the coding sequence ATGCCGCTTCTCCTACTCAGCGCGCTGAAGTACGCGCTCATCGCTCTGATTTGGCTGTTCTTTCTGTTCGCGATGCGTGCGGTCTGGCGGGAGACGAGACGACAGGCACGAACGACGGTAGCGACCAATCTCGTGGCCGTTCCAGTGAATGAACCGGCACCAAGAGTGAGTGCCGTTGGCACGCATCCAGACAAGAGTGCAGGGAAGGTCTTGGCGTTGGAGGGTCCTTATACAGGGAAGACCTTCAACTTCGAGACCCCGGCGCTCATCGGTCGTGATGCTGGTTGCTCGATTGTGCTGGCCGAGGATACTTTCGTCTCACAGCGACATGCTGAGATCTATTGTGAACGTCGCCACGTGATCGTGATGGACCTTGGGTCGAGAAATGGTACCTTTGTCAATGGCGACCCAGTCCAAGCACCGATGCGGGTCACGAAGGGTGATGTGATTCAACTTGGCAAGACGGCGTTGAAGGTAGTGGCCAAGTGA
- a CDS encoding DUF3662 and FHA domain-containing protein: protein MGLESFERKIAAVVESIFAKGSPRGIEPAELGRRLVREIERSSRVGVRSSIAPNVLTVGLSAEDLQELRPLRSRVESELRVLAEETVDGGDYELLGPIALQLVEDPELKSGTFYIDCGFREEQGFADRCQLVLQDGSQIKLGSGTHVIGRLAGSAIFVDDARVSRRHAEIVVQDGHVTIFDAGSTNGTFVNGSKISRPTELNSGDVVTVGTTDLTVHKG, encoded by the coding sequence GTGGGTCTCGAATCGTTCGAACGTAAGATCGCGGCTGTGGTGGAGTCAATCTTCGCCAAGGGAAGTCCGCGTGGCATTGAACCAGCTGAGCTGGGTCGTAGGCTCGTGCGCGAAATCGAACGGTCGAGTCGGGTCGGGGTCCGTTCTAGCATCGCTCCGAACGTGCTTACTGTCGGACTTTCGGCCGAGGATCTGCAGGAGTTGAGGCCACTACGCAGCCGCGTCGAGAGTGAGCTGCGGGTTTTGGCCGAAGAGACGGTGGATGGTGGAGATTACGAACTTCTGGGACCGATCGCCCTTCAGCTTGTTGAAGATCCGGAGCTCAAGTCAGGGACGTTCTACATCGATTGTGGCTTTCGTGAGGAACAGGGTTTTGCTGACCGGTGTCAACTGGTGCTCCAAGACGGTTCACAGATCAAACTCGGTTCGGGAACACATGTGATCGGTAGACTCGCCGGATCTGCGATCTTTGTTGACGATGCGAGGGTCTCCAGGCGGCACGCAGAGATTGTCGTCCAGGACGGTCACGTAACGATCTTCGATGCTGGGTCGACCAATGGCACCTTTGTGAACGGTTCGAAAATTTCGCGGCCGACTGAACTCAATTCGGGAGATGTCGTGACGGTAGGGACGACGGATCTCACGGTACACAAGGGTTAA